From Candidatus Pedobacter colombiensis, one genomic window encodes:
- a CDS encoding histidine kinase has protein sequence MNSKEIAKLELWIVTGCIILAFLFSLADSVLTNINHTTIINGISKSNITIIGENLVPILFNYLIIYICYLFLVFHVSPELNKKEGPAARSVAFVYLFITAAILISIVNIYWAVLLALKLLFILFTCNRANKENAFYIEAGFLTGTWILIISTLFLISVHPLVKLYTILVIPLAIILYLYAIYINIPKASKRVWKRTRYFFSVLGITILYMSVLAGIVIPLSIDNDSQFSSVFINSFITTISIKQLLAAQQEKVAIPIILGGNFLTQLIIITPLAWKIYKDRNAIKTEEIITLKTELGKADANLNFLKSQINPHFLFNALNTLYGTALQEKADRTGEGIQKLGDMMRFMLQENIEDKILLSKDVDYLNNYIALQKLRTSISPEIIIETQIEEQINNLLISPMLLIPFVENAFKHGISLQSPSHIKITLQTSGHTLYFDVHNSIHLKQDNDPEKLQSGIGLQNVKQRLALLYPDQHELIIRQNAKEFFVHLTLQLSGNA, from the coding sequence ATGAACTCAAAAGAAATTGCAAAACTCGAACTATGGATTGTCACCGGCTGCATTATTCTTGCATTCTTGTTCTCTCTTGCAGACAGCGTACTAACCAATATTAACCATACAACGATTATAAATGGCATAAGTAAATCCAATATCACAATTATTGGAGAAAACCTTGTCCCAATTCTTTTCAATTATCTCATCATTTATATATGCTATCTTTTTCTTGTCTTTCATGTTAGTCCCGAACTAAATAAAAAAGAAGGGCCTGCGGCCAGAAGCGTAGCCTTCGTATACCTATTTATTACAGCAGCAATACTAATAAGCATTGTCAATATATATTGGGCAGTACTGCTTGCACTTAAATTGCTCTTCATCTTATTTACATGTAACAGAGCAAACAAAGAAAATGCCTTTTACATTGAGGCAGGGTTCTTAACCGGCACATGGATCCTCATAATTTCTACGCTATTTCTCATATCTGTTCATCCACTTGTCAAGCTATATACCATTTTAGTTATACCTCTTGCTATAATATTGTATTTGTATGCGATTTACATCAACATACCAAAAGCATCAAAAAGAGTTTGGAAACGTACAAGGTATTTCTTTTCTGTGCTTGGTATAACGATTTTGTACATGTCAGTTCTTGCAGGAATTGTTATACCATTATCAATAGATAACGATTCGCAATTCAGTTCCGTTTTCATTAACTCTTTTATCACCACCATTTCAATTAAACAACTCCTCGCTGCCCAACAAGAAAAGGTAGCCATCCCAATCATATTAGGCGGCAATTTTCTAACACAACTTATCATCATAACTCCGCTTGCCTGGAAAATCTACAAAGACAGAAATGCCATAAAAACAGAAGAAATCATTACCCTAAAAACAGAACTGGGAAAGGCCGATGCCAACCTCAACTTCCTAAAATCTCAGATCAATCCGCATTTTCTCTTTAATGCTTTAAACACCTTATATGGAACCGCTTTACAGGAAAAAGCAGATCGTACCGGAGAAGGTATTCAAAAACTAGGAGACATGATGCGTTTTATGTTACAAGAAAATATAGAAGATAAAATCCTGCTCTCAAAAGACGTAGATTACTTAAACAATTACATAGCCCTTCAAAAGTTAAGAACATCAATTTCCCCTGAAATCATTATAGAAACTCAGATTGAAGAACAAATAAATAACTTACTGATCTCCCCCATGTTACTCATCCCTTTTGTTGAAAATGCCTTTAAACATGGTATTAGTCTCCAATCACCTTCTCACATCAAAATCACATTACAAACCAGTGGACATACCCTATACTTTGATGTACATAATAGTATTCACTTGAAGCAAGACAACGATCCTGAAAAACTCCAAAGTGGAATAGGTCTCCAAAATGTAAAACAAAGACTTGCCTTATTGTACCCTGATCAACACGAATTGATTATCCGACAAAATGCAAAAGAATTTTTCGTTCACCTTACACTACAGCTTTCAGGAAATGCTTAG
- a CDS encoding arsenate reductase yields the protein MIVYGIPNCNTVKKARTWLDENGFNPEFHDFKKKGITAEKLNEWCEVFGWETVLNKKGTTWKKLSPDVQQMVKDQKTAVEVLLQHNSAIKRPVIEVDGKPVLISFNEDQYAAVLR from the coding sequence ATGATCGTATACGGAATACCAAATTGCAATACTGTAAAAAAGGCCAGGACATGGCTGGACGAAAATGGATTTAATCCTGAGTTTCATGATTTCAAGAAGAAAGGCATTACTGCTGAAAAACTCAATGAGTGGTGTGAAGTTTTTGGATGGGAAACTGTCTTAAACAAAAAAGGGACTACCTGGAAGAAATTGAGCCCTGATGTACAGCAAATGGTAAAAGATCAAAAGACAGCTGTTGAGGTTTTGCTTCAGCACAATAGCGCCATTAAACGTCCAGTAATTGAGGTTGATGGAAAGCCGGTATTGATCAGTTTTAACGAAGATCAATATGCTGCTGTATTGAGGTAA
- a CDS encoding carboxypeptidase-like regulatory domain-containing protein, protein MLKNLLLFLIFVVPFKIMAQGTVSGNIYDYDNKTFPLQNVKVSNLSNSQSVVTKAAGQFTIPAKVGDLLEFSLTGYHTDTLFLINLESKIVFLPSSSTTLREVEIVGAKINPSILAPDPLARPFTRVATDGLQGKGNNDRAGGLLFNLGYGKYRRQQEKIRLLEERDRYQAEINAVFTEAYVSDLVKLKGDDLRNFMAMYRPPEELVKSERPFNYAYYTVKAYHAWLKLSPEERKISSIPKLKAD, encoded by the coding sequence ATGCTTAAAAATCTGCTCTTGTTCCTGATCTTTGTTGTTCCATTTAAAATAATGGCACAGGGCACCGTTTCGGGTAATATCTATGATTATGATAACAAAACCTTCCCATTGCAAAATGTTAAGGTGAGCAATCTAAGCAATAGTCAGTCTGTCGTAACCAAGGCAGCGGGGCAATTTACCATCCCTGCTAAAGTAGGCGATTTGCTGGAGTTTTCATTGACAGGTTACCATACAGATACTTTGTTTTTAATTAATCTGGAGTCGAAAATTGTATTCCTTCCGAGTAGTTCAACTACATTAAGAGAGGTTGAGATTGTAGGGGCAAAAATTAACCCTTCTATTTTAGCTCCGGACCCCTTGGCAAGACCTTTTACACGTGTTGCTACAGATGGTCTTCAGGGGAAGGGTAATAATGATAGGGCAGGGGGATTACTTTTTAATCTTGGTTATGGAAAGTACAGGCGGCAACAGGAAAAGATTAGATTGCTGGAGGAGCGAGACCGGTATCAGGCCGAGATCAATGCTGTTTTTACTGAAGCGTATGTCTCGGATCTGGTAAAACTTAAAGGAGATGATCTAAGGAACTTTATGGCTATGTACAGACCCCCTGAAGAGTTGGTGAAAAGCGAAAGGCCTTTTAATTATGCTTATTATACAGTTAAGGCTTATCATGCCTGGTTAAAATTGTCTCCCGAAGAAAGAAAGATCTCATCAATACCCAAACTAAAGGCCGATTAA